In Pseudomonas asiatica, the following are encoded in one genomic region:
- the edd gene encoding phosphogluconate dehydratase, translated as MHPRILEVTQRLVERSRATRERYLQLIRGAASDGPMRASLQCANFAHGVAGCGSDDKQTLRLMNAANVAIVSAYNDMLSAHQPYQHFPEQIKQALREVGSVGQFAGGVPAMCDGVTQGEPGMELAIASREVIAMSTAVALSHNMFDAALMLGICDKIVPGLMMGALRFGHLPTIFVPGGPMVSGISNKQKADVRQRYAEGKASREELLESEMKSYHSPGTCTFYGTANTNQLVMEVMGLHLPGASFVNPYTPLRDALTAEAAQQVTRMTKASGSFMPLGEIVDEKALVNSIVALHATGGSTNHTLHIPAIAQAAGIQLTWQDMADLSEVVPTLSHVYPNGKADINHFQAAGGMAFLIRELLDAGLLHEDVNTVAGHGLRRYTQEPFLDNGKLVWREGPQHSLDESILRPVARPFSAEGGLRVMEGNLGRGVMKVSAVAPEHQVVEAPARVFHDQQSLADAFKAGELERDFVAVVRFQGPRCNGMPELHKLTPFLGVLQDRGFKVALVTDGRMSGASGKIPAAIHVCPEAYDGGPLARVRDGDMVRVDGVEGTLRVMVSAEELASRDLPPAPQGNDLGCGRELFGFMRMAFSPAEQGASAFTSALENLK; from the coding sequence ATGCATCCGCGCATCCTTGAGGTCACCCAGCGGCTGGTCGAACGTAGCCGTGCCACCCGCGAACGCTACCTGCAACTGATTCGCGGCGCGGCCAGTGACGGCCCCATGCGTGCCAGCCTGCAGTGCGCCAACTTCGCCCATGGCGTGGCCGGTTGCGGCAGCGACGACAAGCAGACCCTGCGCCTGATGAACGCGGCCAACGTGGCCATCGTCTCGGCCTACAACGACATGCTTTCGGCGCACCAGCCGTATCAGCACTTCCCCGAGCAGATCAAGCAGGCCTTGCGTGAAGTCGGCTCGGTCGGCCAGTTCGCCGGTGGCGTGCCAGCCATGTGCGATGGCGTGACTCAGGGCGAGCCGGGCATGGAGCTGGCCATCGCCAGCCGCGAAGTGATCGCCATGTCCACTGCCGTGGCCCTGTCGCACAACATGTTCGATGCCGCGCTGATGCTGGGCATCTGCGACAAGATCGTTCCCGGCCTGATGATGGGGGCGCTGCGCTTCGGCCACCTGCCGACCATCTTCGTTCCGGGCGGGCCGATGGTCTCCGGCATTTCCAACAAGCAGAAGGCCGATGTGCGCCAGCGCTACGCCGAAGGCAAGGCCAGCCGCGAAGAGCTGCTGGAGTCGGAGATGAAGTCCTACCACAGTCCTGGCACCTGCACCTTCTACGGCACTGCCAATACCAACCAGTTGGTGATGGAGGTGATGGGCCTGCACCTGCCGGGCGCCTCGTTCGTCAACCCGTACACACCGCTGCGCGACGCGCTCACCGCCGAGGCCGCGCAGCAGGTCACGCGCATGACCAAGGCCAGCGGCAGCTTCATGCCGCTGGGTGAAATCGTCGACGAGAAGGCGCTGGTCAACTCCATCGTCGCCCTGCACGCCACCGGTGGCTCGACCAACCACACCCTGCACATCCCGGCGATTGCCCAGGCTGCGGGTATCCAGCTGACCTGGCAGGACATGGCCGACCTGTCCGAGGTGGTACCGACCCTGTCCCACGTCTACCCCAACGGCAAGGCCGACATCAACCACTTCCAGGCCGCGGGCGGCATGGCCTTCCTGATCCGCGAGCTGCTCGATGCCGGGCTACTGCACGAAGACGTCAACACCGTGGCCGGCCATGGCCTGCGCCGCTACACCCAGGAACCGTTCCTCGACAACGGCAAGCTGGTGTGGCGCGAAGGGCCGCAGCACAGCCTGGACGAAAGCATCCTGCGCCCGGTGGCGCGGCCGTTCTCGGCCGAAGGCGGCCTGCGGGTGATGGAGGGCAACCTTGGCCGCGGCGTGATGAAGGTGTCCGCTGTCGCCCCCGAGCACCAGGTGGTCGAGGCCCCGGCGCGGGTGTTTCACGACCAGCAGTCGCTGGCCGATGCGTTCAAGGCCGGCGAGCTGGAGCGTGACTTCGTCGCCGTGGTGCGCTTCCAGGGCCCGCGCTGCAACGGCATGCCGGAGCTGCACAAGCTCACGCCGTTCCTCGGTGTGCTGCAGGACCGTGGCTTCAAGGTGGCACTGGTCACCGACGGTCGCATGTCCGGTGCCTCGGGCAAGATCCCGGCGGCCATTCACGTTTGCCCCGAGGCTTATGACGGCGGCCCGCTGGCACGGGTGCGCGATGGTGATATGGTGCGGGTCGATGGTGTCGAAGGCACGCTGCGGGTAATGGTGTCGGCTGAAGAATTGGCCAGCCGCGACCTGCCGCCAGCGCCACAGGGCAACGACCTGGGCTGCGGGCGCGAGCTGTTCGGCTTCATGCGCATGGCGTTCAGCCCGGCAGAGCAGGGCGCCAGTGCGTTCACCTCGGCCCTGGAGAACCTCAAATGA
- a CDS encoding glucokinase: protein MKDLLVGDIGGTNARFALWRDNQLDEVKVFATEDYTSPEQAIEAYLEGLGIPRGGVTAACLAVAGPVDGDEFRFTNNHWRLSRVAFCQTLQVERLLLINDFTAMALGMTRLRPGEFREVCPGQADLSRPALVIGPGTGLGVGALLRLGEQHWHALPGEGGHVDLPVGNAREAAIHQQIHGQIGHVSAETVLSGGGLLRLYQAICSLDGDTPRHKTPAQITDAALGGEPRALAVIEQFCRFLGRVAGNNVLTLGARGGVYIVGGVIPRFAELFVRSGFAASFSDKGCMSGYFAGVPVWLVTAEFSGLLGAGVALQQALDNR from the coding sequence ATGAAGGACCTGCTGGTTGGCGACATCGGCGGCACCAATGCCCGTTTTGCGTTGTGGCGTGACAACCAGCTGGATGAAGTGAAGGTCTTTGCCACCGAGGACTACACCAGCCCGGAACAGGCCATCGAGGCTTACCTTGAAGGCTTGGGCATTCCCCGCGGCGGCGTGACTGCTGCCTGCCTGGCGGTGGCCGGTCCGGTCGATGGCGATGAGTTCCGCTTCACCAACAACCACTGGCGCCTCAGCCGCGTGGCCTTCTGCCAGACATTGCAGGTCGAGCGGCTGCTGCTGATCAACGATTTTACCGCCATGGCGCTGGGCATGACCCGCCTGCGCCCCGGCGAGTTCCGCGAAGTGTGCCCAGGCCAGGCGGACCTGTCTCGGCCGGCATTGGTCATTGGCCCGGGTACCGGGCTGGGCGTTGGCGCGCTATTGCGCCTGGGCGAACAGCACTGGCATGCCTTGCCGGGAGAGGGCGGGCACGTCGACCTGCCGGTGGGCAATGCCCGCGAAGCGGCGATTCACCAACAGATTCACGGGCAGATCGGCCATGTCAGCGCCGAGACCGTGCTCAGTGGCGGTGGCCTGCTGCGCCTGTACCAGGCAATTTGCTCGCTGGACGGCGACACACCCCGACACAAGACCCCGGCACAGATCACCGATGCCGCGCTCGGCGGCGAGCCGCGGGCGCTGGCGGTGATCGAGCAGTTCTGCCGGTTCCTCGGCCGAGTCGCTGGTAACAATGTTCTGACGCTGGGCGCACGGGGTGGGGTCTATATTGTCGGCGGCGTGATCCCGCGCTTTGCCGAGCTGTTCGTGCGCAGCGGGTTTGCCGCGAGTTTTTCCGACAAGGGCTGCATGAGTGGCTATTTCGCTGGTGTGCCGGTTTGGCTGGTGACGGCGGAGTTTTCCGGGTTGCTGGGGGCCGGGGTGGCTTTGCAGCAGGCGCTGGATAACCGATAG
- the gltR gene encoding two-component system response regulator GltR: protein MSTAGKSILMVDDDQEIRELLQTYLSRSGFQVHAEADGKGFRRALETTPCDLVILDVMLPDEDGFSLCRWVRQHPRQARVPIIMLTASSDETDRVIGLELGADDYLGKPFSPRELQARIKALLRRAEFGQAAPGSAVLAFDDWRLDTVSHRLFHRDGEEVILSGADFALLKLFLDHPQQILDRDTIGNATRGREPMPLDRIVDMAVSRLRQRLRDTDKPPRLIRTVRGSGYLLAAHVCNAP from the coding sequence TTGAGCACTGCCGGCAAATCGATCCTGATGGTCGACGACGACCAGGAAATCCGCGAACTGCTGCAAACCTACCTGAGCCGCTCCGGCTTCCAGGTGCATGCCGAAGCCGACGGCAAGGGCTTTCGCCGCGCGCTGGAAACCACCCCCTGCGACCTGGTCATCCTCGATGTCATGCTGCCCGACGAAGACGGCTTCAGCTTGTGCCGCTGGGTACGCCAGCACCCGCGACAGGCACGGGTACCGATCATCATGCTCACCGCCAGCTCCGACGAAACCGACCGGGTCATCGGCCTGGAGCTGGGCGCCGACGACTACCTGGGCAAGCCATTCAGCCCCCGCGAACTGCAAGCGCGGATCAAGGCTCTGCTGCGCCGCGCCGAGTTCGGCCAGGCGGCGCCGGGCAGTGCGGTGCTGGCCTTCGACGACTGGCGCCTGGACACGGTCAGCCACCGCCTGTTCCATCGCGACGGTGAGGAAGTGATTCTCTCCGGCGCCGACTTCGCCCTGCTCAAGCTGTTCCTCGACCACCCACAGCAGATCCTCGACCGCGACACCATCGGCAACGCCACCCGTGGTCGCGAGCCGATGCCACTGGACCGCATCGTCGACATGGCGGTCAGCCGCCTGCGCCAGCGCCTGCGCGATACCGACAAACCACCCAGGCTGATCCGCACCGTACGCGGCAGCGGTTACCTGTTGGCTGCCCATGTCTGCAATGCGCCCTGA
- a CDS encoding ATP-binding protein: MSAMRPERRWRLLPRSLLGRMLLLTLLVVLLAQGLSSIIWVAQLRASQLQGLRASASSLAHSMSASVSYFRSLPVAYRPMVLDQLRSMGGTRFFVSLNAKPLDMPLLPVTPRKQAVIDVFQQVLHERLGSQMEISVEFVGPDDLRIFNSGLKLDELPRSWAHYSLTLEPLNPPVLVTQIRLGEGEWLYIASLLPEPYTSLEAERLPRQQIGFIVLTTALLLLFIGLLVHWQSWPLKRLARAAREMSLGADVAPVAEGGGSEVVEVGRAFNSMRERISRYLTERSQLFSAISHDLRTPITRLRLRVELLEDERLQAKFSQDLDELELLVKGALQCVKDTDIHENIEPVDLNQVLEILAEPYLGDGRITLEGRALAPYPGKPLALRRCIGNLIDNAIKYGERARLRIIDNAEGFVLQVDDQGPGVPQQQLEQVFEPHFRLAGQQQGYGLGLGIARNIAHSHGGEVSLLNLREGGLRVTLYLPRGMD, from the coding sequence ATGTCTGCAATGCGCCCTGAGCGGCGCTGGCGTCTGCTGCCGCGTTCGCTACTGGGGCGCATGCTGCTGCTGACCCTGCTGGTAGTGCTGCTGGCCCAGGGGTTGTCGAGCATCATCTGGGTTGCCCAATTGCGCGCCAGCCAGTTGCAGGGCCTGCGTGCAAGCGCCAGCAGCCTGGCTCATTCGATGAGTGCCAGTGTCAGCTACTTCCGCTCGTTGCCGGTGGCGTACCGGCCGATGGTCCTCGACCAGCTGCGCAGCATGGGCGGCACGCGCTTTTTCGTGTCCCTCAACGCCAAGCCGCTGGACATGCCGCTACTGCCCGTTACCCCACGCAAGCAGGCGGTGATCGATGTGTTCCAGCAAGTGCTGCATGAGCGCCTGGGTTCGCAGATGGAAATTTCCGTGGAGTTCGTCGGGCCGGACGACCTGCGTATCTTCAACAGCGGCCTGAAGCTCGACGAACTGCCACGCTCCTGGGCGCATTACTCGCTGACCCTGGAGCCACTCAACCCGCCGGTGCTGGTAACCCAGATCCGCCTGGGCGAGGGTGAGTGGCTGTACATCGCCTCGCTGCTGCCCGAGCCCTACACCAGCCTGGAGGCCGAGCGCCTGCCGCGTCAGCAGATCGGCTTCATCGTGTTGACCACGGCCTTGCTGCTGTTGTTCATCGGCTTGCTGGTGCACTGGCAAAGCTGGCCGCTCAAGCGCCTGGCGCGGGCTGCACGGGAAATGTCGCTGGGCGCCGATGTGGCGCCGGTGGCCGAAGGCGGTGGCAGCGAGGTGGTCGAGGTGGGGCGTGCGTTCAACAGCATGCGCGAGCGCATCAGCCGATACCTGACCGAGCGCAGCCAGCTGTTCAGTGCCATTTCCCACGACCTGCGCACGCCGATCACCCGCTTGCGCCTGCGCGTCGAGCTGCTGGAGGACGAGCGCCTGCAGGCCAAGTTCAGCCAGGATCTGGACGAGCTGGAACTGCTGGTCAAAGGCGCGTTGCAGTGCGTGAAGGACACCGACATCCACGAGAACATCGAGCCGGTCGACCTCAACCAGGTGCTGGAAATCCTGGCCGAGCCTTACCTGGGCGATGGCCGCATAACGCTCGAAGGCCGGGCGCTGGCGCCGTACCCGGGCAAGCCGCTGGCGTTGCGGCGCTGCATCGGCAACCTGATCGACAATGCCATCAAGTACGGCGAGCGGGCACGGTTGCGCATCATCGACAATGCCGAGGGTTTTGTCCTGCAGGTGGATGACCAGGGGCCGGGGGTGCCGCAGCAGCAGCTGGAGCAGGTGTTCGAGCCGCACTTCCGTCTGGCCGGGCAGCAACAGGGGTACGGGCTGGGGTTGGGGATTGCGCGCAACATTGCCCATAGCCATGGCGGGGAGGTGAGCTTGCTGAACCTGCGTGAGGGCGGGTTGCGGGTGACCTTGTATCTGCCGCGGGGCATGGACTGA
- a CDS encoding D-mannose isomerase yields MSTSNLASTRWLDAPAHNAWRMAEGQRLLAFATASKLPDGFGSLDAAGLLAPGARAETLITTRMTHCFALAHLQGVPGYLAYAEHGVAALRGALQDATYGGWFAHPGGHDDSGKAAYLHAFVALAACSAVMAGAGGAPALLADAVQVLEAHFWSEEEGALREAFSRAWQLPEQYRGANSNMHAVEAFLALADVTGDNLWLQRALRIAERIIHTHAAANGYRVIEHFDALWQPLPHYNQAHPADHFRPYGSTPGHALEWARLLLHLEASLERSGLQAPQWLPDCARALFDTACRQAWSVDGTPGFVYTLDWADRPVVRARLHWVHAEACAAAAALLLRTGEAHYEQWYRRCWDFIANHFIDHGAGSWHHELDAHNQPAATIWPGKPDLYHAYQALLLPGLPLAPSLASSLAGNVTKR; encoded by the coding sequence ATGAGCACCTCCAACCTGGCTTCCACCCGCTGGCTCGATGCCCCGGCCCACAACGCCTGGCGCATGGCAGAAGGGCAACGCCTGCTGGCCTTCGCCACGGCTTCGAAACTGCCCGATGGCTTCGGTAGCCTCGACGCCGCAGGCCTGCTTGCCCCCGGTGCCCGCGCCGAAACCCTGATCACCACCCGCATGACCCACTGCTTTGCCCTGGCCCACCTGCAGGGGGTGCCCGGCTACCTGGCCTATGCCGAACACGGTGTGGCCGCCCTGCGTGGTGCGCTGCAGGATGCCACCTACGGCGGCTGGTTCGCCCACCCCGGTGGCCATGACGACAGCGGCAAGGCGGCTTACCTGCATGCCTTTGTCGCCCTGGCCGCCTGCTCGGCTGTGATGGCAGGTGCTGGTGGTGCACCAGCCCTGCTGGCAGACGCGGTGCAGGTGCTCGAAGCGCATTTCTGGAGCGAAGAGGAGGGTGCCCTGCGGGAAGCCTTCTCCCGCGCCTGGCAGTTGCCCGAGCAGTACCGTGGCGCCAACAGCAACATGCATGCGGTCGAGGCCTTCCTGGCCCTGGCAGACGTAACTGGCGACAACCTGTGGCTGCAACGCGCCTTGCGCATCGCCGAACGCATCATCCATACCCATGCCGCCGCCAACGGCTACCGGGTCATCGAGCATTTCGACGCCCTCTGGCAGCCGCTGCCGCACTACAACCAGGCGCACCCGGCAGACCACTTCCGGCCTTATGGCTCCACGCCCGGGCATGCCCTGGAGTGGGCGCGGTTGCTGCTGCACCTGGAGGCCAGCCTGGAACGGTCCGGCCTGCAAGCCCCGCAGTGGCTGCCAGACTGCGCCCGCGCATTATTCGACACAGCCTGCCGGCAGGCCTGGAGCGTCGATGGCACACCTGGTTTCGTCTACACCCTGGACTGGGCCGATCGCCCGGTGGTGCGCGCACGCCTGCACTGGGTGCATGCCGAAGCCTGCGCCGCCGCCGCGGCCCTGTTGCTGCGCACGGGCGAGGCGCACTACGAACAGTGGTACCGCCGTTGCTGGGACTTCATCGCCAACCATTTCATCGACCACGGCGCTGGCAGCTGGCACCACGAGCTCGATGCACACAACCAGCCCGCTGCGACCATCTGGCCAGGCAAACCCGACCTCTACCATGCCTACCAGGCGCTGCTGCTGCCGGGCTTGCCACTGGCACCCAGCCTGGCCAGCAGCCTGGCCGGCAATGTAACCAAACGATGA
- a CDS encoding ABC transporter substrate-binding protein, producing the protein MNSTLRLAAAISLASLFPLSALAADAKGSVEVVHWWTSGGEKAAVDVLKAQVEKDGFTWKDGAVAGGGGATAMTVLKSRAVAGNPPGVAQIKGPDIQDWAATGLLDADVLKDVAKEEKWDSLLDKKVADTVKYDGDYVAVPVNIHRINWLWINPDVFKKAGIDKAPATLDEFYAAADKLKAAGFIPLAHGGQPWQDSTVFESVVLAVMGADGYKKALVDLDSAALTGPEMVKALTELKKVATYMDPDGKGQDWNLEAAKVINGKAGMQIMGDWAKSEWTLAKKTAGKDYQCVPFPGTEKAFLYNIDSLVVFKQNDAGTSAGQQDIARKVLGEDFQKVFSSNKGSIPVRNDMLADMGKYGFDACAQTSAKDFLADAKNGGLQPSMAHNMATTLAVQGAFFDVVTNYINDPKADPADAAKKLAAAIKSAQ; encoded by the coding sequence ATGAATTCCACGCTCCGTCTCGCTGCCGCAATCTCACTGGCCTCCTTGTTCCCGCTGAGTGCCTTGGCTGCCGATGCCAAAGGCAGTGTCGAGGTCGTGCACTGGTGGACCTCCGGTGGTGAAAAAGCGGCGGTCGATGTGCTCAAGGCCCAGGTTGAAAAGGATGGCTTCACCTGGAAGGACGGCGCCGTCGCCGGTGGTGGTGGTGCCACCGCCATGACCGTGCTCAAGAGCCGCGCCGTGGCCGGCAACCCGCCGGGTGTCGCGCAGATCAAGGGCCCGGACATCCAGGACTGGGCTGCCACCGGCCTGCTCGACGCCGATGTGCTCAAGGATGTGGCCAAGGAAGAAAAGTGGGACTCACTGCTCGACAAGAAAGTCGCGGACACCGTCAAGTACGACGGTGACTATGTCGCCGTCCCGGTGAACATCCACCGCATCAACTGGCTGTGGATCAATCCCGACGTCTTCAAGAAGGCCGGGATCGACAAGGCGCCAGCCACCCTCGACGAATTCTATGCCGCCGCCGACAAGCTCAAGGCCGCCGGCTTCATCCCGCTCGCCCATGGCGGCCAGCCGTGGCAGGACAGCACCGTGTTCGAAAGCGTGGTGCTGGCGGTGATGGGGGCCGATGGCTACAAGAAGGCCCTGGTCGACCTCGACAGCGCGGCCCTGACCGGCCCGGAGATGGTCAAGGCGCTGACCGAACTGAAAAAGGTCGCCACCTACATGGACCCGGATGGCAAAGGCCAGGACTGGAACCTGGAAGCGGCCAAGGTCATCAACGGCAAGGCCGGCATGCAGATCATGGGCGACTGGGCCAAGAGCGAATGGACCCTGGCGAAGAAGACCGCCGGCAAGGACTACCAGTGCGTGCCGTTCCCCGGCACCGAAAAGGCCTTCCTGTACAACATCGACTCGCTGGTGGTGTTCAAGCAGAACGACGCCGGCACGTCTGCCGGCCAGCAGGACATTGCCCGCAAGGTGCTGGGTGAGGACTTCCAGAAGGTCTTCAGCAGCAACAAGGGCTCGATCCCGGTGCGCAACGACATGCTGGCCGACATGGGCAAGTATGGCTTCGACGCCTGCGCGCAGACCTCTGCCAAGGACTTCCTGGCCGATGCCAAAAATGGCGGCCTGCAGCCGAGCATGGCGCACAACATGGCCACCACGCTGGCCGTGCAGGGCGCGTTCTTCGATGTGGTGACCAACTACATCAACGACCCCAAGGCCGACCCGGCCGATGCGGCGAAGAAGCTGGCGGCGGCGATCAAGTCTGCCCAGTAA
- a CDS encoding carbohydrate ABC transporter permease has protein sequence MTTATAQLRASPLDALQRWLPKLVLAPSMFIILVGFYGYILWTFVLSFTTSTFLPTYKWAGLAQYARLFDNDRWWVASKNLLLFGGLFIAISLVIGVVLAVLLDQRIRREGFIRTIYLYPMALSMIVTGTAWKWLLNPGMGLDKLLRDWGWEGFRLDWLIDPDRVVYCLVIAAVWQASGFIMAMFLAGLRGVDPSIIRAAQIDGASLPRIYWRVVLPSLRPVFFSSLMILAHIAIKSFDLVAAMTAGGPGYSSDLPAMFMYSFTFSRGQMGMGSASAILMLGAILAILVPYLYSELRSKRHA, from the coding sequence ATGACCACAGCAACCGCCCAACTGCGGGCCTCACCCCTGGACGCGCTACAGCGCTGGCTGCCCAAGCTGGTGCTGGCGCCTAGCATGTTCATCATCCTGGTGGGCTTCTACGGCTACATCCTCTGGACCTTCGTTCTGTCCTTCACCACCTCGACCTTCCTGCCTACCTACAAATGGGCCGGCCTGGCGCAATACGCCCGGCTGTTCGACAACGACCGCTGGTGGGTGGCAAGCAAGAACCTGCTGCTGTTCGGCGGCCTGTTCATCGCCATCAGCCTGGTCATCGGCGTAGTGCTGGCGGTCTTGCTGGACCAGCGCATCCGTCGCGAAGGTTTCATCCGCACCATCTACCTGTACCCCATGGCGCTGTCGATGATCGTCACCGGTACCGCCTGGAAGTGGCTGCTCAACCCCGGCATGGGCCTGGACAAGCTGCTGCGTGACTGGGGCTGGGAGGGCTTTCGACTGGACTGGCTGATTGATCCCGACCGGGTGGTGTACTGCCTGGTGATCGCCGCCGTGTGGCAGGCCTCGGGTTTCATCATGGCAATGTTCCTTGCCGGCCTGCGTGGCGTCGACCCGTCGATCATCCGTGCCGCGCAGATCGACGGCGCCAGCCTGCCGCGCATCTACTGGCGCGTGGTACTGCCCAGCCTGCGCCCGGTGTTTTTCAGCTCGCTGATGATCCTCGCGCACATTGCCATCAAGAGCTTCGACCTGGTGGCGGCGATGACTGCCGGCGGCCCAGGCTACTCGTCCGACCTGCCGGCGATGTTCATGTATTCGTTCACCTTCAGCCGCGGCCAGATGGGCATGGGCTCGGCCAGCGCCATCCTGATGCTCGGGGCGATCCTGGCGATCCTCGTGCCTTACCTGTACTCGGAGCTGCGGAGCAAACGCCATGCATAG
- a CDS encoding carbohydrate ABC transporter permease, with the protein MHSPLDKAVLSPSRIAIHAVLLLAVLLYLVPLVVMLLTSFKTPEDISTGNLLSWPAVFTGIGWVKAWSTVSGYFWNSIMITVPAVLISTAIGALNGYVLSMWRFRGSQLFFGLLLFGCFLPFQTVLLPASFTLGKLGLASTTTGLVLVHVVYGLAFTTLFFRNFYVSIPDALVKAARLDGAGFFTIFRRIILPMSTPIIMVCLIWQFTQIWNDFLFGVVFSSGDSQPITVALNNLVNTSTGAKEYNVDMAAAMIAGLPTLLVYVVAGKYFVRGLTAGAVKG; encoded by the coding sequence ATGCATAGCCCTCTCGACAAAGCGGTGCTGAGCCCGAGCCGCATCGCCATCCACGCGGTGCTGTTGCTGGCGGTGCTGCTGTACCTGGTACCGTTGGTGGTGATGCTGCTGACCAGCTTCAAGACCCCGGAAGACATCAGCACCGGCAACCTGCTGAGCTGGCCGGCAGTATTTACCGGCATCGGTTGGGTCAAGGCCTGGAGCACGGTCAGCGGTTACTTCTGGAATTCGATCATGATCACCGTGCCAGCGGTGCTGATCTCCACCGCCATCGGCGCGCTGAACGGCTATGTGCTGTCGATGTGGCGCTTCCGCGGTTCACAGCTGTTCTTCGGCCTGCTGCTGTTCGGCTGCTTCCTGCCGTTCCAGACCGTACTGCTGCCGGCCTCGTTCACCCTCGGCAAGCTCGGCCTGGCCAGCACCACGACCGGCCTGGTGCTGGTGCACGTGGTCTACGGCCTGGCCTTCACCACGCTGTTCTTCCGCAACTTCTACGTAAGCATCCCCGATGCGCTGGTCAAGGCCGCGCGTCTGGACGGTGCCGGGTTCTTCACCATCTTCCGCCGCATCATCCTGCCGATGTCCACGCCGATCATCATGGTCTGCCTGATCTGGCAGTTCACCCAGATCTGGAACGACTTCCTGTTCGGGGTGGTGTTCTCCAGCGGCGATTCGCAACCGATTACCGTGGCCCTGAATAACCTGGTCAATACCAGCACCGGGGCCAAGGAATACAACGTCGACATGGCGGCGGCGATGATCGCCGGCCTGCCAACCCTGCTGGTCTACGTGGTGGCAGGCAAATATTTCGTCCGCGGGCTGACTGCTGGCGCGGTAAAGGGGTAA